Proteins found in one Labrenzia sp. VG12 genomic segment:
- a CDS encoding tlde1 domain-containing protein, which translates to MLGKKRETSRQKGHAMRKGDRTFYAVLAGATLLMSGLAATVVGIGATLSPTHLSADKAPSRSLTLTQIETPPFNAGSETLQVQVAAAARAPLAGGGLAQASIDLLEVERQKADAARQAAKSALAVKLARLKLARSLLAAQARTQAEQPNQFAETEHNLPAPTITVAALQTVGTAASATVNVKAAPATNLVAGLSTSVPDKPGAIVPPPPGAKPAAPRRVASADKPRRTAKPEDASPVLAYARPGNPEDDENGVFGGLGKLFSGPKGMPGPASKVAVYDISAATVHMPDGTKLKAHSGIGHRMDNPKYAYVKNLGPTPPNIYRLRMRERRFHGVEAIRMLPQDRAAMKGRDGMLAHTPLLRNSKGSHGCVAFRDYNKFLKAFKAGKVKTMIVVPSMEKLPTYLAKLNRGAGA; encoded by the coding sequence ATGCTAGGGAAAAAACGGGAAACCAGCCGGCAAAAAGGTCACGCGATGCGCAAGGGCGACCGGACCTTCTATGCTGTGCTTGCAGGCGCAACCCTGCTCATGTCCGGCCTTGCGGCCACGGTTGTCGGGATCGGAGCAACCCTGTCTCCGACACATCTGTCGGCCGACAAGGCCCCTTCCCGCAGCCTGACACTCACGCAGATTGAAACGCCCCCCTTCAACGCCGGCTCAGAGACGCTGCAGGTGCAGGTCGCCGCAGCCGCAAGGGCGCCCCTTGCCGGCGGAGGCCTGGCGCAAGCCTCCATCGATCTCCTGGAGGTCGAGCGGCAGAAGGCGGACGCAGCCCGGCAGGCAGCCAAGTCTGCCCTGGCGGTGAAACTTGCCAGATTGAAGCTGGCGCGGTCCCTGCTTGCTGCCCAGGCTCGCACACAAGCAGAACAGCCTAATCAGTTCGCTGAGACAGAACACAATCTGCCGGCGCCGACGATAACGGTCGCGGCGCTGCAAACGGTCGGCACCGCCGCCTCGGCGACAGTTAACGTGAAAGCCGCCCCGGCAACGAACCTGGTCGCCGGCCTTTCCACATCGGTTCCGGACAAACCGGGCGCAATTGTTCCACCGCCACCAGGTGCCAAACCGGCCGCGCCGCGCCGTGTGGCCAGCGCAGACAAGCCGCGCCGCACAGCCAAGCCGGAAGATGCGTCTCCTGTTCTGGCCTATGCCCGCCCGGGTAACCCGGAAGACGACGAAAACGGCGTTTTTGGCGGCCTCGGAAAACTGTTCAGCGGACCGAAGGGTATGCCGGGTCCCGCCAGCAAGGTCGCTGTCTACGACATCAGCGCCGCGACGGTGCATATGCCCGACGGCACCAAGCTGAAGGCACATTCCGGCATTGGTCACCGGATGGACAATCCGAAATACGCCTATGTGAAAAATCTCGGCCCGACCCCGCCGAATATCTATCGCCTGCGCATGCGGGAACGGCGGTTCCATGGCGTTGAGGCCATCCGCATGCTGCCCCAGGACCGGGCTGCCATGAAAGGGCGCGACGGCATGCTCGCCCACACTCCCCTGCTCCGCAATTCCAAGGGCTCTCATGGCTGCGTTGCCTTCCGCGACTACAACAAGTTCCTGAAAGCGTTCAAGGCCGGCAAGGTCAAGACCATGATCGTTGTGCCGTCCATGGAAAAGCTGCCCACCTATCTGGCCAAGCTGAACCGGGGCGCAGGCGCCTAA
- a CDS encoding ATP-binding protein, translating into MTTPILHLLCGKVASGKSTLADRLGDAPGTMVLREDAWLAGLFGEEMRTLRDFVTYSSRLRRTMAPHIIALLENGTSVVLDFQANTIEARLWMKELIEKSGCTHRLHVLDIPDAVCKERLRQRNAAGTHQFSVTEDQFDRISAHFQRPTDDEGFTLEIHHIAD; encoded by the coding sequence ATGACCACGCCTATCCTTCACCTGTTGTGCGGCAAGGTTGCCTCCGGAAAGTCAACGCTGGCCGACAGGCTTGGCGATGCGCCCGGCACCATGGTGCTGCGCGAGGACGCCTGGCTCGCAGGTCTCTTCGGCGAGGAGATGCGCACGCTCAGGGATTTCGTGACCTATTCCAGCCGGCTCCGGCGCACCATGGCGCCTCACATCATCGCGCTGCTGGAAAACGGCACATCAGTCGTGCTCGATTTTCAGGCCAACACGATTGAGGCGAGGCTCTGGATGAAGGAACTGATCGAAAAGTCGGGATGCACGCACCGGCTCCACGTTCTCGACATTCCGGACGCGGTCTGCAAGGAGCGGCTCAGGCAGCGGAACGCTGCCGGCACACACCAGTTTTCGGTGACAGAAGACCAGTTCGACCGGATCAGCGCCCATTTCCAGCGCCCGACGGACGACGAGGGTTTCACCCTCGAAATCCATCACATCGCGGATTAG
- a CDS encoding RluA family pseudouridine synthase, protein MSAIEQIKVTADEAGMRLDRWFKSHYPGLAFGRLQKLLRTGQVRVDGKRAETNTRIAKGQLIRIPPLGVDLPADDKKNARPKSTKLIADDRKAIEDMLLFEDNQVMVLNKPAGLAVQGGSGLKRHLDGMLEAFADRKGNKPRLVHRLDKETSGIILVARTRQAAQELTKAFRHRNTRKIYWAMLAGVPKPFQGRISTFLARNEGDERMQVVRQGDDDAQHAVSLYSVFEKSGQKLSWVTMKPVTGRTHQLRAHAAHIGHPIIGDDKYFNIENWELPGGIQNRLHLLARRIVIPHPSGHGQIDVSAPLPPHMQQTWNLLGFDATDYDPEVDDPDDALNKR, encoded by the coding sequence ATGTCCGCGATTGAACAGATCAAAGTGACCGCCGACGAGGCGGGCATGCGCCTCGACCGTTGGTTCAAGTCCCACTATCCGGGGCTCGCCTTCGGCCGACTGCAGAAGCTGCTGCGCACCGGTCAGGTGCGCGTCGATGGCAAGCGTGCCGAGACCAACACCCGCATCGCCAAGGGCCAGTTGATCCGCATTCCGCCGCTCGGCGTCGATCTGCCTGCGGATGACAAGAAAAACGCCCGTCCGAAATCGACTAAGCTGATTGCCGATGACCGCAAGGCCATCGAGGACATGCTGCTGTTTGAAGACAATCAGGTGATGGTCCTGAACAAGCCGGCAGGTCTGGCAGTCCAGGGCGGTTCCGGCCTGAAGCGTCATCTGGACGGCATGCTGGAAGCCTTTGCCGACCGCAAGGGCAACAAGCCGCGCCTTGTGCACCGGCTCGACAAGGAGACCTCCGGCATCATTCTGGTGGCGCGCACACGCCAGGCGGCGCAGGAACTCACCAAGGCGTTCCGTCACCGCAACACGCGCAAGATCTACTGGGCCATGCTGGCCGGCGTGCCGAAGCCGTTCCAGGGCCGCATCTCGACCTTCCTGGCCCGCAATGAAGGCGATGAACGCATGCAGGTCGTGCGTCAGGGCGACGACGATGCCCAGCACGCCGTCTCGCTTTATTCGGTGTTTGAGAAATCCGGACAGAAGCTGTCCTGGGTAACGATGAAGCCTGTCACCGGCCGGACCCACCAGCTCAGGGCCCATGCCGCGCATATCGGTCACCCGATCATTGGCGACGACAAGTATTTCAACATCGAGAACTGGGAGCTGCCGGGCGGCATTCAGAACCGGCTGCATCTGCTCGCCCGCCGGATCGTGATCCCGCATCCCTCCGGTCATGGCCAGATCGATGTGTCCGCGCCTCTGCCGCCGCATATGCAGCAGACCTGGAACCTGCTCGGGTTCGATGCAACGGACTACGATCCGGAAGTCGATGATCCGGACGATGCGCTCAACAAGCGGTAA
- the crcB gene encoding fluoride efflux transporter CrcB, producing the protein MKHLLLVMLGGGLGAGGRHLVSLLSVRLFGLGFPVGTFTVNVVGSLLMGLFIGWLVKHETGNLQSLRYFFATGFLGGFTTFSAFSLDTSVLWERGDTHLALVYVLASVLLSIGAVFAGLMIMRHVAS; encoded by the coding sequence TTGAAACATCTCCTTCTGGTCATGCTTGGCGGCGGTCTCGGGGCAGGGGGGCGCCATCTGGTGTCGCTGCTTTCGGTGCGGCTGTTCGGCCTGGGGTTTCCGGTCGGTACGTTCACCGTCAACGTGGTCGGTTCTCTGCTGATGGGCCTGTTCATCGGCTGGCTGGTGAAACATGAAACCGGAAACCTGCAATCCTTGCGGTACTTCTTCGCCACCGGTTTCCTGGGAGGCTTCACCACCTTCTCGGCGTTTTCCCTGGACACGTCGGTCCTTTGGGAACGGGGCGACACCCATTTGGCCCTGGTCTATGTTCTGGCTTCTGTTCTCCTCTCCATCGGGGCTGTTTTCGCCGGTCTCATGATCATGCGGCACGTTGCTAGCTAA